The following are encoded together in the Streptomyces sp. NBC_01465 genome:
- a CDS encoding S1C family serine protease encodes MDDGKPTGPKAKWWSRPEHRHVLDPAGPVADVPPQPAPAPVPERPAPEDSPSGRPQPLHAPDPYSTPPYGGPGPWAPAPPVQRPVPTPAAGTPIPGPAPEFVPPQPPPSQWLNYDPWAARPLPPPPAPRRRRGGIVFAVLLALVTGVVGGGVGAYIERNDGIAPDVKLPQAAKEAPGRAPDSVAGIAASALPGVVTLHVKGATEQGTGTGFVLDREGHILTNNHVVAPAAGSGEISVTFSGGEVAQAKVVGKDSGYDLAVVQVTGVSGLKPLPLGNSDNVQVGDPVVAIGAPFDLSNTVTSGIISAKGRPITAGGEKGDGSDISYVDALQTDAPINPGNSGGPLLDSRARVIGINSAIRAADNGSGTTGAQSGSIGLGFAIPVNQGKRVAEELINTGRATHPVIGVTLDMQFTGDGARVGDKAKDGGPAVAAGGPGAKAGILAGDIITAVDGARVHSGEELIVKIRAHRPGDRLKLTVNRSGRETAVVLTLGSASGT; translated from the coding sequence ATGGACGACGGGAAGCCCACGGGGCCGAAGGCGAAGTGGTGGAGCCGGCCCGAGCACCGGCACGTGCTCGATCCGGCAGGCCCCGTGGCCGATGTGCCACCGCAGCCGGCACCGGCCCCGGTGCCGGAGCGCCCCGCACCCGAGGACAGCCCCTCCGGCCGTCCGCAGCCGCTGCACGCACCCGACCCGTACAGCACACCGCCTTACGGCGGCCCCGGCCCCTGGGCCCCCGCGCCGCCCGTGCAGCGGCCGGTGCCCACCCCCGCGGCGGGCACACCGATCCCGGGGCCCGCGCCCGAGTTCGTACCTCCGCAGCCGCCTCCCTCGCAGTGGCTGAACTACGACCCCTGGGCCGCCCGGCCCCTGCCCCCGCCGCCCGCGCCGCGCAGACGCAGGGGCGGGATCGTGTTCGCCGTGCTGCTGGCGCTGGTCACCGGTGTGGTGGGCGGCGGCGTCGGCGCGTACATCGAGCGTAACGACGGGATCGCCCCGGACGTGAAGCTCCCGCAGGCGGCCAAGGAGGCCCCGGGCCGGGCACCCGACAGCGTGGCGGGGATCGCCGCCAGCGCGCTGCCCGGTGTGGTCACCCTGCATGTGAAGGGGGCCACCGAACAGGGCACCGGCACCGGATTCGTCCTCGACCGCGAGGGTCACATCCTCACCAACAACCATGTGGTGGCGCCCGCCGCCGGGTCCGGAGAGATCTCCGTCACCTTCAGCGGCGGCGAGGTCGCCCAGGCCAAGGTCGTGGGCAAGGACAGCGGTTACGACCTCGCCGTCGTCCAGGTCACCGGCGTCTCCGGCCTCAAGCCGCTGCCCCTCGGCAACTCCGACAACGTCCAGGTCGGCGACCCCGTGGTGGCCATCGGCGCCCCCTTCGACCTCTCCAACACCGTGACCTCCGGCATCATCAGCGCCAAGGGGCGCCCCATCACGGCGGGCGGCGAGAAGGGCGACGGCAGCGACATCAGCTATGTCGACGCCCTGCAGACCGACGCCCCCATCAACCCGGGCAACTCGGGCGGCCCGCTGCTCGATTCGCGGGCCCGCGTCATCGGCATCAACAGTGCGATCCGGGCCGCCGACAACGGCTCGGGGACGACCGGCGCCCAGAGCGGCTCCATCGGCCTCGGTTTCGCGATCCCCGTCAACCAGGGCAAGCGCGTGGCCGAGGAGCTCATCAACACGGGCAGGGCGACGCACCCCGTGATCGGTGTGACGCTCGACATGCAGTTCACCGGCGACGGCGCACGCGTCGGCGACAAGGCGAAGGACGGCGGCCCGGCGGTGGCCGCAGGCGGTCCTGGTGCCAAGGCCGGGATCCTGGCGGGCGACATCATCACCGCGGTCGACGGCGCGCGCGTGCACAGCGGTGAGGAGCTCATCGTGAAGATCCGTGCGCACCGCCCCGGCGACCGGCTGAAGCTCACCGTGAACCGTTCGGGGCGCGAGACGGCCGTCGTGCTGACCCTCGGCTCGGCGAGCGGCACGTGA
- a CDS encoding sec-independent translocase — protein MFTDVGPLEIVTLVVLAVLVFGPEKLPKVIQDVTRTIRKIREFSDSAKEDIRAELGPEFKDFEFEDLNPKNLVRKHLLDGDDDALGLKEIRSSFDLKKEITDIADTVTGKESATSSVASTPTTSANGSATPDLLKKSDKPAVEERPRFDDDAT, from the coding sequence GTGTTCACTGACGTAGGCCCACTTGAAATAGTGACGCTCGTTGTCCTTGCCGTGCTCGTCTTCGGTCCGGAGAAACTGCCGAAGGTCATCCAGGACGTCACGCGGACGATCCGCAAGATCCGTGAGTTCTCCGACAGCGCGAAGGAAGACATCCGCGCGGAGCTCGGCCCCGAGTTCAAGGACTTCGAGTTCGAGGACCTCAACCCGAAGAACCTGGTGCGCAAGCACCTGCTCGACGGTGACGACGACGCTCTGGGACTCAAGGAGATCCGCAGCAGCTTCGACCTCAAGAAGGAAATCACCGACATCGCGGACACGGTGACCGGCAAGGAGAGCGCCACCAGCTCCGTGGCCTCCACGCCGACCACTTCTGCCAACGGCAGCGCCACCCCTGACCTGCTGAAGAAGAGCGACAAGCCGGCCGTGGAGGAGCGCCCCCGCTTCGACGACGACGCCACCTGA
- a CDS encoding Mrp/NBP35 family ATP-binding protein produces MATEDAVLEALATVNDPEIHRPITELGMVKSIDIGADGAVAVTVYLTVSGCPMRETITSNVKDAVARVEGVTSVSVELDVMSDEQRKDLATSLRGGTAEREVPFAKPGSLTRVYAVASGKGGVGKSSVTVNLAAALAADGLKVGVVDADIYGHSVPRMLGVDGKPTQVENMIMPPSANGVKVISIGMFTPGNSPVVWRGPMLHRALQQFLADVYWGDLDVLLLDLPPGTGDIAISVAQLVPNAEILVVTTPQQAAAEVAERAGSIAVQTHQKIVGVVENMSGMPCPHCDEMVDVFGTGGGQKVADGLTKTTGATVPVLGSIPIDLRLREGGDEGKPVVLTDPDSPAGAALRAIAGKLSSRQRGLAGMSLGVTPRNKF; encoded by the coding sequence ATGGCTACGGAAGACGCGGTGCTTGAGGCACTGGCGACAGTGAACGACCCCGAGATCCACCGACCGATCACCGAGCTCGGCATGGTGAAATCGATCGACATCGGCGCGGACGGTGCGGTCGCTGTCACGGTGTACCTGACCGTCTCCGGCTGCCCGATGCGCGAGACGATCACCAGCAATGTGAAGGACGCGGTGGCCCGCGTCGAGGGCGTCACCTCGGTCTCCGTCGAACTCGACGTGATGAGCGACGAGCAGCGCAAGGACCTCGCGACCTCGCTGCGCGGCGGAACCGCCGAGCGCGAGGTGCCCTTCGCCAAGCCCGGCTCGCTGACCCGGGTGTACGCGGTCGCCTCCGGCAAGGGCGGTGTCGGCAAGTCCTCGGTGACCGTGAACCTGGCGGCCGCGCTGGCCGCCGACGGGCTGAAGGTCGGCGTCGTGGACGCGGACATCTACGGTCACAGCGTGCCGCGCATGCTGGGCGTGGACGGCAAGCCCACCCAGGTCGAGAACATGATCATGCCGCCGTCCGCGAACGGCGTGAAGGTCATCTCGATCGGGATGTTCACCCCGGGCAACTCGCCGGTGGTGTGGCGCGGACCGATGCTGCACCGCGCGCTGCAGCAGTTCCTGGCGGACGTGTACTGGGGCGACCTGGACGTCCTGCTGCTCGACCTGCCGCCGGGCACGGGCGACATCGCGATCTCGGTCGCGCAGCTCGTCCCGAACGCCGAGATCCTCGTGGTGACGACGCCTCAGCAGGCGGCGGCCGAGGTGGCCGAGCGCGCCGGCTCGATCGCCGTACAGACGCACCAGAAGATCGTGGGCGTCGTCGAGAACATGTCGGGCATGCCGTGCCCGCACTGCGACGAGATGGTCGACGTCTTCGGCACGGGCGGCGGCCAGAAGGTCGCCGACGGTCTGACGAAGACGACGGGCGCCACGGTCCCGGTGCTCGGCTCGATCCCGATCGACCTGCGGCTGCGCGAGGGCGGCGACGAGGGCAAGCCGGTCGTCCTGACGGACCCGGACTCCCCGGCGGGCGCGGCGCTGCGCGCGATCGCGGGCAAGCTGAGCAGCCGTCAGCGGGGCCTGGCGGGAATGTCGCTGGGCGTCACGCCGCGCAACAAGTTCTAG
- a CDS encoding DUF1003 domain-containing protein — MGAEPTPRGRLDQPRAPRRRFLPEYDPESFGRLSEQVARFLGTGRFIVWMTVVIVVWVVWNTLAPDAWRFDPFPFIFLTLVLSLQASYAAPLILLAQNRQDDRDRVNLEQDRKQNERSIADTEYLTREIASLRMGLGEVATRDWIRSELQDLVRELDKQRSVFPYEPSGPRDEGDR, encoded by the coding sequence ATGGGCGCTGAGCCGACCCCCAGGGGCCGTCTGGACCAGCCGCGCGCACCACGGCGGCGGTTCCTGCCCGAGTACGACCCGGAGTCCTTCGGGCGGCTCTCGGAGCAGGTCGCGCGCTTCCTGGGGACGGGGCGCTTCATCGTCTGGATGACGGTGGTGATCGTGGTGTGGGTGGTGTGGAACACCCTGGCGCCGGACGCCTGGCGGTTCGACCCGTTCCCCTTCATCTTCCTGACGCTGGTGCTGTCGCTGCAGGCGTCGTACGCGGCCCCGCTGATCCTCCTCGCGCAGAACCGCCAGGACGACCGCGACCGCGTCAACCTGGAGCAGGACCGCAAGCAGAACGAGCGCTCGATCGCCGACACCGAGTATCTGACCCGGGAGATCGCCTCGCTGCGCATGGGTCTGGGCGAGGTCGCCACCCGCGACTGGATCCGTTCCGAACTCCAGGACCTGGTCAGGGAGCTGGACAAGCAGCGCAGCGTATTCCCGTACGAGCCCTCGGGGCCACGTGACGAAGGCGACCGCTGA